Part of the Benincasa hispida cultivar B227 chromosome 12, ASM972705v1, whole genome shotgun sequence genome is shown below.
GTTTGGATATGGATATTGCAGGCAGGATGCAAGATTTATctcaagaaaaggaaaacagaTTGGCTTAATTCCCTTTTGCAAAGCAAGTTTTTTGGTTCTTGTGTTCATCATCAAAACAataggaaaaatgaaaagaatgtGTTTTGTATAGACTGTGGTATTGCCATCTGCAGGCATTGCTTGATATCTCATTGCGTTCATCAGCGGTTACAGATCTGTAAGTATGTTTATCAGTACGTTGTTCGCGTGCCCGACTTGCAAAATCTCCTTGATTGTTGCAATATTCAGGTATCCCACCTCCTTAAATTATTCAAACTTCTTGTACTGAAGTTGTTTCTGTTACCTGTTGCTGATGGTTGTGAGTTGTGATCAAATGAAACAAGAAGTTATATAACCAATTTCAAAAGAAACCATACTTCTAGATGTTTAAATGAAACAACCGTAGGAGGGAACGACCTCGAGAAAGCATTGAATTCAATCATAAAAGAGAACTTTTTGTTGCTGTTGTTAGTCAATTATGGTAAAGTTTGGGAGTAAAGTATTGAATGTTTGATTCACCAGACTTATAAGATAAATGGGGAGAAGGCTGTTCATTTGAGCCCTCGTCCGCAATCAAAAGATTCGAAACCATCAACAAAATTGAAGTTCGGAGGTACTTGTGAAGCTTGTGGGAGATACATACAAGACTTGCCAAACCGCTTCTGCTCGATCGCCTGCAAAGTAAATGAAATTCCTTCTTGTTTCGCTTTGGACTCGTATTTCCTCTCATTCATTTTCTCCCACATATGACCTGAACATGTTCCATTGCTTAAATTTTCAGGTCTCTATGGTTCCAGTTGAACTCAACAATCAAAACTGTAGATGCATTGATTCGGAGTCGAATCTCAAAGGCATTCCATGGACGGAGAACCATAATCTAGAAACCAATACAAGCGAAATGGAATCGTCGTCAATATCAGTGGCCGAATCAACTGAAGAGATTAAAGCATGGCGAGTGAAGACCGTCTTGAATCCAAAGAAGCTTTTGCATAAAAGGAAGGGCATTCCCCATCGATCCCATCTAAAGTAATGCCTAAATACTAATCTTGAAGATCTTCAATACcacatttttttcatatatcaaAGTCCTATAAGCATATAAGTATAGatatataataacatatatttcACCTCTTGGTTTTTTGGCTCTATATTGGATTAGTTATGTTTTAACTTCATTATTTTTTCTTGCCAATATTTTTTGGAGATTGTATAGAAAAGGAGAGATTTGCTTGTGGaaacaataatcaaataatcAACCCTTTTATCTTATTCTTTTGGTTAATCTAAACAATTATGTGCTATGTTGTTGCTAGAGCATGCTGTTTAAGACATTTTGATTGACTTTGGCTctcaactttattttattttacttgagAATGTTCGACTTCATGTTCCATAAAAGCTcatcttttcattttctatctGTTCCCTTTTTGGGCCTCAGTTTTCTCTCTCTGGCCCAATTTGATCTGTGGTGGTTGTTAATGGGGGCCCAATGTTTTTCCACTTTACAAAAAGGCAACAATCTTTCATTTTTGTCCTCAGAAGAATGTGGCAGACAAAAGGGTGGCCACACTTTCAGACTTCAAGGATTGgtcaataaaatacaaaatgtaATATCTTAAAGTAGAAAACAGAAATCAACGTGTTCTTCAAATTTCTCCTTTTAACTTTCTTAAAGGAtaattaaaataccattttttgAAGTCGGTTCAATTTTCGTCTATCTATTTTTAActatccaattttaatttttttactttcgataaatcttaaatttatacCTCAAGTGCTAGTTATTGctgattttttataaaattttttgatatattaatatttttattataatactTTTGAATTTATATTCACATATGGTAtttctttgcatgaaaattattattattttattaatttcagtaaaaattaactttgagtgactgaatttgagatttattgaaagtataatgactaaaattaaacaattgaaaatatagGAACTTAGATTGAACAAGTTTCAAAATATAGGATCAAGATAGTATTCTTTAATATCCTATAAACGTAATTctaattaaaaaaggaaaaaaaattcatttccaAATGTTATCCTAAATCCACCTTTtaacattattataaaaatatttgtggCATGAGGGGAAATGAGTTTTGAACATAGTTGTATATAAATTGATGAAGTGCCATGAGTGGTCTAGTGTGGTAGATAACTTTATTCTCTTTAGGTCCATTCATTAATATCATCTTATTAATGATATTATTTAAGTCATAATTAATGTTTTGAAGCATAATTAAAATACTTTGAAGTTTTATGACTAAATCACTCattcaaattttagaattacCCTTACCTTTAATCAACTTCATaaagataattaaatttaaaaaaaaaaaaaaaaaaaaaaaaaaaaaaaatagcaggTTCAATCTATGCTATCGAAAATTTAGCATCCTAAGAAAGATCTAatttttttgggtcattttttttctttaacttgacaatgtatattaatttatatatatatatatagtaaaattGGGGGATTTCCACCATAGACCTATTGGTCCTCACGACAAACTAATGTCATTTTTTTAGTGTAACAATTGTGGGGTGATGTATTGAATCTCCGACCTCTTGGATTGGATGCATACTAATACCACCCCGCTAATCTCA
Proteins encoded:
- the LOC120067735 gene encoding uncharacterized protein LOC120067735 — translated: MAGCKIYLKKRKTDWLNSLLQSKFFGSCVHHQNNRKNEKNVFCIDCGIAICRHCLISHCVHQRLQICKYVYQYVVRVPDLQNLLDCCNIQTYKINGEKAVHLSPRPQSKDSKPSTKLKFGGTCEACGRYIQDLPNRFCSIACKVSMVPVELNNQNCRCIDSESNLKGIPWTENHNLETNTSEMESSSISVAESTEEIKAWRVKTVLNPKKLLHKRKGIPHRSHLK